One window of Nymphaea colorata isolate Beijing-Zhang1983 chromosome 11, ASM883128v2, whole genome shotgun sequence genomic DNA carries:
- the LOC116264150 gene encoding protein NARROW LEAF 1-like isoform X1: MGQLVEAQEDHQAPLLPPPSSLPFQDKLRLINTQYHHHHYNHHQQKDFTMDQPREEMDNSISLELGRRNSSSTQSDESSLDLERTYCVNQCLHSNSPPPLQAIASSGQHSEGNAAYFLWPTSSRLNDAAEDRANYFGNLQKGVLPENLDRLPTGQQATTLLELMTIRAFHSKILRRYSLGTAVGFRIRQGVLTDIPAILVFVARKVHKQWLNHIQCLPSALEGPGGVWCDVDVVEFAYYGAPAATPKEQLYNELVDGLRGSDPTIGSGSQVASQETYGTLGAIVKSRTGNRQIGFLTNRHVAVDLDYPNQKMFHPLPPNLGPGVYLGAVERATSFITDDLWYGIFAGTNPETFVRADGAFVPFADSFDVSSVTTSIKGIGEIGDVKVVDLQSPINSLIGKKVIKIGRSSGLTTGTVMAYALEYNDEKGICFLTDFLVVGENHQTFDLEGDSGSLILLTGDGVEKPRPIGIIWGGTANRGRLKLKNGQGPQNWTSGVDLGRLLDLLELDLVTSDEGLQEALNEQRRSSAAAIGSAVGESSPLGYPTDGTLQRDRVEDIYEPLGLTIQPLPEGMRGPGINPIFDHPEFGVGVAETSVEHEFMPSSSGTYKRQHDHDGEMEQKTLSALKNFSNQDISIGLHIGERELKRPRGDSVSLNEEHDNNGDNGSS, from the exons ATGGGTCAGCTCGTAGAAGCTCAGGAAGACCACCaagctcctcttcttcctcctccttcctctctcccttttcAGGATAAGCTCAGATTGATTAATACTCAGTATCACCACCACCACTACAACCACCACCAACAAAAGGACTTCACTATGGATCA GCCTCGTGAAGAAATGGACAATAGTATATCTCTGGAGCTAGGGAGAAGAAACTCTAGTTCAACTCAGTCAGATGAATCATCTCTGGATCTTGAGCGAACTTACTGTGTTAATCAGTGTCTTCACTCGAATAGCCCACCACCACTCCAGGCAATTGCTTCAAGTGGCCAGCATTCTGAGGGCAATGCTGCCTACTTCCTATGGCCTACTTCTTCTAGATTGAATGATGCAGCTGAAGATAGGGCAAATTATTTTGGGAACCTTCAAAAGGGGGTGCTACCAGAGAACCTGGATCGATTACCCACCGGCCAACAAGCTACAACTCTTCTGGAATTGATGACGATAAGGGCATTTCACAGCAAAATATTGCGGCGTTACAGTCTTGGCACTGCTGTTGGCTTCCGAATCAGGCAAGGTGTGTTGACAGATATACCCGCTATCCTTGTCTTTGTTGCACGAAAAGTGCACAAGCAATGGCTTAACCACATCCAGTGCCTTCCCTCTGCACTTGAG GGACCAGGAGGCGTGTGGTGTGATGTGGATGTTGTGGAGTTTGCATATTATGGTGCTCCAGCGGCAACTCCTAAGGAACAGTTGTACAATGAGCTTGTAGATGGTTTGCGTGGAAGTGACCCAACCATTGGTTCAGGTTCCCAG GTTGCAAGTCAGGAGACATATGGAACACTTGGTGCAATTGTGAAAAGTCGAACAGGAAACAGACAGATTGGTTTTCTCACAAATAGGCATGTTGCAGTTGATTTAGACTATCCAAATCAGAAGATGTTTCATCCTTTGCCACCTAACCTTGGCCCAGGTGTATATCTTGGTGCAGTGGAGAGGGCAACATCATTTATCACTGATGATCTTTGGTATGGAATATTTGCAGGAACTAACCCAG AGACATTTGTAAGAGCAGATGGTGCCTTTGTTCCTTTTGCAGACAGTTTTGATGTTTCCAGTGTGACTACATCCATAAAAGGCATTGGTGAAATTGGTGATGTCAAGGTTGTGGACTTGCAATCACCTATAAATAGCCTTATAGGGAAGAAGGTCATTAAGATTGGAAGAAGCTCTGGTTTAACAACTGGAACAGTTATGGCTTATGCACTTGAGTACAATGATGAGAAAGGAATCTGCTTCTTGACTGATTTTCTTGTCGTTGGTGAAAATCATCAGACTTTTGACCTGGAGGGTGACAGTGGGAGCCTTATTCTATTGACTGGTGATGGTGTTGAGAAACCAAGACCCATAGGGATCATATGGGGTGGCACAGCTAACCGTGGGAGGTTGAAGCTGAAAAATGGGCAGGGCCCTCAGAACTGGACCAGTGGGGTAGACCTTGGCCGGCTTCTTGATCTTCTTGAACTTGACCTTGTAACAAGTGATGAAGGACTTCAAG AAGCTCTCAATGAGCAAAGACGAAGCTCAGCTGCAGCTATTGGTTCTGCTGTAGGAGAATCATCTCCATTGGGTTATCCGACGGATGGCACATTGCAGAGAGACAGAGTAGAAGACATTTATGAGCCTCTTGGTCTAACCATCCAGCCTTTACCTGAAGGTATGCGAGGGCCTGGAATTAACCCCATATTTGATCATCCTGAGTTTGGTGTAGGTGTTGCAGAAACTAGTGTAGAGCATGAATTTATGCCAAGTTCCAGTGGTACATACAAAAGGCAACATGACCATGATGGTGAGATGGAGCAAAAGACCCTTTCTGctttgaaaaacttttcaaacCAAGATATCAGCATTGGATTGCACATAGGTGAACGGGAACTGAAGAGACCACGTGGTGACTCTGTGTCTCTCAATGAAGAGCATGACAATAATGGTGATAATGGAAGTAGCTAA
- the LOC116264150 gene encoding protein NARROW LEAF 1-like isoform X2 has product MFSSSYGLMMLLDLWKSGIFACIFLCRFLFLVPRFHMLRLRPREEMDNSISLELGRRNSSSTQSDESSLDLERTYCVNQCLHSNSPPPLQAIASSGQHSEGNAAYFLWPTSSRLNDAAEDRANYFGNLQKGVLPENLDRLPTGQQATTLLELMTIRAFHSKILRRYSLGTAVGFRIRQGVLTDIPAILVFVARKVHKQWLNHIQCLPSALEGPGGVWCDVDVVEFAYYGAPAATPKEQLYNELVDGLRGSDPTIGSGSQVASQETYGTLGAIVKSRTGNRQIGFLTNRHVAVDLDYPNQKMFHPLPPNLGPGVYLGAVERATSFITDDLWYGIFAGTNPETFVRADGAFVPFADSFDVSSVTTSIKGIGEIGDVKVVDLQSPINSLIGKKVIKIGRSSGLTTGTVMAYALEYNDEKGICFLTDFLVVGENHQTFDLEGDSGSLILLTGDGVEKPRPIGIIWGGTANRGRLKLKNGQGPQNWTSGVDLGRLLDLLELDLVTSDEGLQEALNEQRRSSAAAIGSAVGESSPLGYPTDGTLQRDRVEDIYEPLGLTIQPLPEGMRGPGINPIFDHPEFGVGVAETSVEHEFMPSSSGTYKRQHDHDGEMEQKTLSALKNFSNQDISIGLHIGERELKRPRGDSVSLNEEHDNNGDNGSS; this is encoded by the exons atgttttccTCCTCGTATGgattgatgatgcttcttgatttATGGAAAAGTGGTATCTTTGCTTGCATCTTTCTATGTCGGTTTCTGTTTTTAGTGCCGAGGTTTCACATGTTGAGGTTGAG GCCTCGTGAAGAAATGGACAATAGTATATCTCTGGAGCTAGGGAGAAGAAACTCTAGTTCAACTCAGTCAGATGAATCATCTCTGGATCTTGAGCGAACTTACTGTGTTAATCAGTGTCTTCACTCGAATAGCCCACCACCACTCCAGGCAATTGCTTCAAGTGGCCAGCATTCTGAGGGCAATGCTGCCTACTTCCTATGGCCTACTTCTTCTAGATTGAATGATGCAGCTGAAGATAGGGCAAATTATTTTGGGAACCTTCAAAAGGGGGTGCTACCAGAGAACCTGGATCGATTACCCACCGGCCAACAAGCTACAACTCTTCTGGAATTGATGACGATAAGGGCATTTCACAGCAAAATATTGCGGCGTTACAGTCTTGGCACTGCTGTTGGCTTCCGAATCAGGCAAGGTGTGTTGACAGATATACCCGCTATCCTTGTCTTTGTTGCACGAAAAGTGCACAAGCAATGGCTTAACCACATCCAGTGCCTTCCCTCTGCACTTGAG GGACCAGGAGGCGTGTGGTGTGATGTGGATGTTGTGGAGTTTGCATATTATGGTGCTCCAGCGGCAACTCCTAAGGAACAGTTGTACAATGAGCTTGTAGATGGTTTGCGTGGAAGTGACCCAACCATTGGTTCAGGTTCCCAG GTTGCAAGTCAGGAGACATATGGAACACTTGGTGCAATTGTGAAAAGTCGAACAGGAAACAGACAGATTGGTTTTCTCACAAATAGGCATGTTGCAGTTGATTTAGACTATCCAAATCAGAAGATGTTTCATCCTTTGCCACCTAACCTTGGCCCAGGTGTATATCTTGGTGCAGTGGAGAGGGCAACATCATTTATCACTGATGATCTTTGGTATGGAATATTTGCAGGAACTAACCCAG AGACATTTGTAAGAGCAGATGGTGCCTTTGTTCCTTTTGCAGACAGTTTTGATGTTTCCAGTGTGACTACATCCATAAAAGGCATTGGTGAAATTGGTGATGTCAAGGTTGTGGACTTGCAATCACCTATAAATAGCCTTATAGGGAAGAAGGTCATTAAGATTGGAAGAAGCTCTGGTTTAACAACTGGAACAGTTATGGCTTATGCACTTGAGTACAATGATGAGAAAGGAATCTGCTTCTTGACTGATTTTCTTGTCGTTGGTGAAAATCATCAGACTTTTGACCTGGAGGGTGACAGTGGGAGCCTTATTCTATTGACTGGTGATGGTGTTGAGAAACCAAGACCCATAGGGATCATATGGGGTGGCACAGCTAACCGTGGGAGGTTGAAGCTGAAAAATGGGCAGGGCCCTCAGAACTGGACCAGTGGGGTAGACCTTGGCCGGCTTCTTGATCTTCTTGAACTTGACCTTGTAACAAGTGATGAAGGACTTCAAG AAGCTCTCAATGAGCAAAGACGAAGCTCAGCTGCAGCTATTGGTTCTGCTGTAGGAGAATCATCTCCATTGGGTTATCCGACGGATGGCACATTGCAGAGAGACAGAGTAGAAGACATTTATGAGCCTCTTGGTCTAACCATCCAGCCTTTACCTGAAGGTATGCGAGGGCCTGGAATTAACCCCATATTTGATCATCCTGAGTTTGGTGTAGGTGTTGCAGAAACTAGTGTAGAGCATGAATTTATGCCAAGTTCCAGTGGTACATACAAAAGGCAACATGACCATGATGGTGAGATGGAGCAAAAGACCCTTTCTGctttgaaaaacttttcaaacCAAGATATCAGCATTGGATTGCACATAGGTGAACGGGAACTGAAGAGACCACGTGGTGACTCTGTGTCTCTCAATGAAGAGCATGACAATAATGGTGATAATGGAAGTAGCTAA
- the LOC116264150 gene encoding protein NARROW LEAF 1-like isoform X3 gives MDNSISLELGRRNSSSTQSDESSLDLERTYCVNQCLHSNSPPPLQAIASSGQHSEGNAAYFLWPTSSRLNDAAEDRANYFGNLQKGVLPENLDRLPTGQQATTLLELMTIRAFHSKILRRYSLGTAVGFRIRQGVLTDIPAILVFVARKVHKQWLNHIQCLPSALEGPGGVWCDVDVVEFAYYGAPAATPKEQLYNELVDGLRGSDPTIGSGSQVASQETYGTLGAIVKSRTGNRQIGFLTNRHVAVDLDYPNQKMFHPLPPNLGPGVYLGAVERATSFITDDLWYGIFAGTNPETFVRADGAFVPFADSFDVSSVTTSIKGIGEIGDVKVVDLQSPINSLIGKKVIKIGRSSGLTTGTVMAYALEYNDEKGICFLTDFLVVGENHQTFDLEGDSGSLILLTGDGVEKPRPIGIIWGGTANRGRLKLKNGQGPQNWTSGVDLGRLLDLLELDLVTSDEGLQEALNEQRRSSAAAIGSAVGESSPLGYPTDGTLQRDRVEDIYEPLGLTIQPLPEGMRGPGINPIFDHPEFGVGVAETSVEHEFMPSSSGTYKRQHDHDGEMEQKTLSALKNFSNQDISIGLHIGERELKRPRGDSVSLNEEHDNNGDNGSS, from the exons ATGGACAATAGTATATCTCTGGAGCTAGGGAGAAGAAACTCTAGTTCAACTCAGTCAGATGAATCATCTCTGGATCTTGAGCGAACTTACTGTGTTAATCAGTGTCTTCACTCGAATAGCCCACCACCACTCCAGGCAATTGCTTCAAGTGGCCAGCATTCTGAGGGCAATGCTGCCTACTTCCTATGGCCTACTTCTTCTAGATTGAATGATGCAGCTGAAGATAGGGCAAATTATTTTGGGAACCTTCAAAAGGGGGTGCTACCAGAGAACCTGGATCGATTACCCACCGGCCAACAAGCTACAACTCTTCTGGAATTGATGACGATAAGGGCATTTCACAGCAAAATATTGCGGCGTTACAGTCTTGGCACTGCTGTTGGCTTCCGAATCAGGCAAGGTGTGTTGACAGATATACCCGCTATCCTTGTCTTTGTTGCACGAAAAGTGCACAAGCAATGGCTTAACCACATCCAGTGCCTTCCCTCTGCACTTGAG GGACCAGGAGGCGTGTGGTGTGATGTGGATGTTGTGGAGTTTGCATATTATGGTGCTCCAGCGGCAACTCCTAAGGAACAGTTGTACAATGAGCTTGTAGATGGTTTGCGTGGAAGTGACCCAACCATTGGTTCAGGTTCCCAG GTTGCAAGTCAGGAGACATATGGAACACTTGGTGCAATTGTGAAAAGTCGAACAGGAAACAGACAGATTGGTTTTCTCACAAATAGGCATGTTGCAGTTGATTTAGACTATCCAAATCAGAAGATGTTTCATCCTTTGCCACCTAACCTTGGCCCAGGTGTATATCTTGGTGCAGTGGAGAGGGCAACATCATTTATCACTGATGATCTTTGGTATGGAATATTTGCAGGAACTAACCCAG AGACATTTGTAAGAGCAGATGGTGCCTTTGTTCCTTTTGCAGACAGTTTTGATGTTTCCAGTGTGACTACATCCATAAAAGGCATTGGTGAAATTGGTGATGTCAAGGTTGTGGACTTGCAATCACCTATAAATAGCCTTATAGGGAAGAAGGTCATTAAGATTGGAAGAAGCTCTGGTTTAACAACTGGAACAGTTATGGCTTATGCACTTGAGTACAATGATGAGAAAGGAATCTGCTTCTTGACTGATTTTCTTGTCGTTGGTGAAAATCATCAGACTTTTGACCTGGAGGGTGACAGTGGGAGCCTTATTCTATTGACTGGTGATGGTGTTGAGAAACCAAGACCCATAGGGATCATATGGGGTGGCACAGCTAACCGTGGGAGGTTGAAGCTGAAAAATGGGCAGGGCCCTCAGAACTGGACCAGTGGGGTAGACCTTGGCCGGCTTCTTGATCTTCTTGAACTTGACCTTGTAACAAGTGATGAAGGACTTCAAG AAGCTCTCAATGAGCAAAGACGAAGCTCAGCTGCAGCTATTGGTTCTGCTGTAGGAGAATCATCTCCATTGGGTTATCCGACGGATGGCACATTGCAGAGAGACAGAGTAGAAGACATTTATGAGCCTCTTGGTCTAACCATCCAGCCTTTACCTGAAGGTATGCGAGGGCCTGGAATTAACCCCATATTTGATCATCCTGAGTTTGGTGTAGGTGTTGCAGAAACTAGTGTAGAGCATGAATTTATGCCAAGTTCCAGTGGTACATACAAAAGGCAACATGACCATGATGGTGAGATGGAGCAAAAGACCCTTTCTGctttgaaaaacttttcaaacCAAGATATCAGCATTGGATTGCACATAGGTGAACGGGAACTGAAGAGACCACGTGGTGACTCTGTGTCTCTCAATGAAGAGCATGACAATAATGGTGATAATGGAAGTAGCTAA